The Blattabacterium sp. (Blatta orientalis) str. Tarazona genome contains the following window.
AAATTTTTTATCATTGATAAAATGAAAAAATGATTTCCAATATTTATTTATAGAACGGTTCAATCCGATTCCAAAAATCGCATCAATAAGTATACTATTTCTATTTAGAAATGGAAATGGATCTCCTTTCTTAATTTTTTTCAATTCTATTCCATATTTGAATATCTTATTTTTATTTAAGACAAATTCTGGAGATAAATGATTAGAAATATAAAGGATATATACAGTTATATTAACTCCATGTTGATATAACATTCTAGCCAAAGCAAGACCATCTCCTCCATTTTTTCCATTTCCTGCTAAAACTATCACTTTATGAAGTGTATGGAAGTGATTCATGATCCAATAAAAACAACTTTTTGCTGCTCTTTCCATTAATTCTATAGAAGAAATATCTTCGTTATCAATACAATATTGATCTATTTTTTTAATTTGATTTAATGAAAGAATTTTCATTTTTTAAAATGAATTTATTATTTTTGATTTGGTTATTTGTTTAACAAAAATAATATAAAACGATAAATTTTGATATTTAGATGGCCGAGTATAATTTGACCCTTCCAGCCATGGGGGAAAGTATAGCTGAGGCTACTATCATTCGTTGGTTAAAAAACGAAGGAGATTCTATAAAAAAAGAAGATATTTTAGTGGAAATTGCTACGGATAAGGTAGATTCTGAAATTTATTCTCCTGTAAATGGAATATTGAAAAAAAAATTGTTTTCTGCAAATGAAGTGGCTAAGATAGGAAGTTCTATAGCTATTTTAGAAACAGAAGAAACATTCAAAATATTTCCTGAAGAGGATGTTTATGCAGCAGAATCTCCATGTAAACGTTTCTATTCTCCTCTTGTACGTGCTATTGCTCATAAGGAAGGAATCAGTTCATCTGAATTAGATACTATAGAAGGGACCGGATATAAAAATCGTGTAACTAAAAAGGACATTCTGAAATATCTTCTTCATTTAAAGAAAAAAACTAGAATCATATCTCCTAATTATGCATTGTTCTCCTCCTATAACAGTCAGAATCATGAGGAAATCGTAGAGATGGATAGAATGCGTAAGATTACGGCTACTCATATGATTGAAAGTAAAAACATATCTGCACATGTGACTTCATTTGTGGAAGCAGATGTGACAAATATTGTCAAATGGAGAGATAAAATAAAGGAGTCTTTCCAGAAAAAGACAGGAGAAAAATTAACCTTAATGTCCGTTTTTGTAGAATGTGTAGTTAAAGCTATAAAAGATCTTCCAATGATCAATATTTCTGTTAATGGAACTAATATTATAAAAAAGAGAAATATTCATATAGGATTAGCTACCGCATTACCTAATGGTAATTTGATTGTTCCTGTGATTAAACATGCAGATTCCTATAGTTTAGGAGGATTAATAAAAATTATTAATGATTTAATCAAAAGAGCTAGATCTAATCAATTAAAACCTGAAGAAACTCAAGGAGGAACTTATACAATCAGTAATATTGGAAGCTTTGGAAATCTATTTGGAACTCCTATTATACATCAACCACAAGTGGCTATTATGGCAATAGGTTTAATCCAAAAAAAATTATCTATAATAGAAACTTCAGAGGGAGATTTTATTGGGATAAGACATAAAATTTATTTATCTCATTCTTATGATCATAGAGTAATCGATGGAGTTTTGGGAGGAGGGTTTGTTAAAAAAGTAGCCTTATATTTAGAAAAATTTAATTGTTATACAAAAATAATATGAAAATAAGTTTTGATGTATTAATAGAAATTCCTAAAGGAAGTAGAAATAAATATGAATTTGATAAAAAAAATAATCTAATTCGTTTAGATAGAGTCTTATATTCTCCTATGAGCTATCCAACAGACTATGGTTTTATTCCAAAAACTCTTTCAAAAGATGGAGATCCATTAGATGTCTTAGTTTTCTTAACAGAACCTACAATACCAGGTTGTTTAATTACAGTAAAACCCATTGGAATTTTTTTTATGACTGATGAAAAAGGCGAAGATGAAAAAATTATCTGTGTTCCTATCTCTGATCCAAATTATAATACAATTAACAATGTTGATGAAATATCATTTCATGTTAAAAAAGAAATTGAACATTTTTTTCTCGTGTATAAAGATCTAGAAAATAAGAAAGTAAAAATTGGAGATTGGAAGAATCAAAAGGTAGCTATTTCTGTTTATAAAGAATCTTATTTGAGGTATAAAAATTTTTATCCGAATGGATAAATTTTATAAACGCAATTCTTTTAATTTTTCCTTTTTTAAAAAATAAGGAGTGTTTACCATCGTATCTCTTCCAGAATTATTTTTTGGAAAGGCAATAAAATCTTTTATATTTTCTTTTCCTTCTAAAATAGTTATTAATCTATCTAATCCAAAAGCAATTCCCCCATGAGGTGGGGCCCCATATTCAAAAGCTTTTGTTAAAAAACCAAATTCTGATTCTATGTCTTTTATTGAAAACCCCAAATGTTTAAATATTGAATCTTGTATATTTTTATCATGAACACGTATAGAGCCTCCTCCAATCTCCATTCCATTAATAATCAATTCGTAGGATTTGGAACGAATATATCCTGAATTTTTCTTATCCAATAAATGAATATCCTCTTTTATTGGACTAGTAAAAGGATGATGGAAAGATTTATATCGTTTGGATTCTTCATCCCATTCAAAAAGCGGTAAATCTATAATCCATAAAGGTTTAAATACTTGAGGATTTTTTAAATTTAAATGATGAGCCATTTCTATACGTAATTTACTTAGTTTCGCTCTTGTTTGTTTTTTTTTCCTAAAAATTATGAACAGTAAATCACCAGGTTTTGCTTTAAAACATTTTATGAGTTTCATTAAATTTTCATGACTTAATAATTTTTTTGAAGAAAGTATTGTCTTATCCGTAAAGAATTTTATCCAAAATATTTCTTCAGGGTTTATTTTTGGTTCTCTTATACCTTCTATAATTGAATAAATTTGATTACATGTATAATGACTACATTTTGGAACATTTATTCCTATTGTTAATTCATTTTTTTTGAAAAATTCAATTCCTTTTTTTTGTACCCACTCATTGAGTTTCACAAATTTCATTCCAAAACGTAAATCAGGAGAATCTGTTCCGTACAGATCCATGGACTCAGAATAAGAAATGCATGTAAAAGATTCTAATTCAATATTTTTCATTTTTTTAAATAGATGTTTAATAAAATTTTCAAAAAAAATCAAAATGTCATGAACATCTACAAAAGCCATCTCACAATCTATTTGTGTAAATTCTATTTGACGATCTGAACGAGCATCTTCATCTCGAAAACATTTTGCTATTTGAAAATATTTATCTATGCCTCCTATCATCAATAATTGTTTGAATAATTGAGGAGATTGAGGTAAGGCATAAAACATTCCAGAATGTATCCTAGACGGGACCACAAAACTTCTAGCTCCTTCCGGAGTTTGGTTTATCAATACAGGAGTTTCTATTTCTAAAAATCCGTTTTTAGAAAGGAAATTTCTTATTTCTAGAGAAATATCATGACGAAGGATTAAATTATTTTTTATAGGATTTCTTCGAATATCAAGATATCTATATTTCATCCGACATTCTTCATCTCCATCTGTTTGATCTTCTATAAGAAAAGGAATAGGAATAGAAGGATTTAATATTTCTAGTCTAGAAACTAAAACTTCTATTTCCCCTGTAGGGATCTTTTGATTTATAGATTTTCTTTTTATTACTTCTCCACTGATTTTAATGACGAATTCTTTTCTTAATTCTATCTTATTGATTAACTTTTTTGAAAAAATAAGTTGTATAATTCCAAAAAAATCTCTAAGATCTATAAAAATTAAGGAACCTAAATTTCTTATTTTTTGAATCCATCCAGATAAAATTACTTTTTTTCCAATATCATTTTTACACAATTCTCCGCAATTATGTGTTCTGTAATAGTGCATTTCAACTATTTTTATGATTTTTAGTAGATAATTCCTCATAAACTTCTACAAGATCTCCAGGTCTAAGATTATTGAAATTTTTAATCCCCAGTCCACATTCATATCCTTTAGAAACTTCTTTCACATCTTCTTTAAAACGTTTCAAAGAAGCAAACTCTCCATTATGAATTACAATCCCTTCCCTAATTAATCTTACTTTTGCTTGACGTAATAATTTTCCTTCTACTACCATACATCCAGCTATCGTTCCAGTTTTTGGAATTTTGAAGATCTCTCTTATTTCTGCATTTCCTAATATCTTTTCTCTTATTTCAGGGGATAGCATTCCATCCATGGCTTCTTTTATATCATTGATCACATCATATATAATTGAATAAGTCCGTATTTCTATATCCTCTTTTTTTGCTATATTTTTAGCCCCATGATTAGGACGAACATTAAATCCTATAATAATAGCATCAGAAGCGCTAGCTAATAAAATATCAGACTCTGTTATTTGACCAACTCCTTTATATATAATATTTACCATAATGGTCTTTATAGATAATTTTTGAAGTGCATCAGCTAGAGCTTCAACAGATCCATCTACATCTCCCTTAAGAATTATTTTTAGTTCTTTAAAATCTCCTAGGGCTATACGTCTACCTATTTCATCTAAAGTCAAATGCTTTTGAGCTCGTATATTTTGTTCTCTTTGTAATTGTTCTCTTCTGGAAGCAATCTGTTTAGCTTCTTTTTCATCTTTAAAAACTTTGAATTTATCTCCAGCGGTAGGAGCTCCATTTAATCCAAGTATAGTAATCGGCTTAGAAGGTCCTGCTAATGAAATGGATTTTCCCCGTTCATCTAAAATATTTTTTACTTTTCCATGATGGATCCCTGCTAATACATAGTCTCCCAATTTTAAGGTTCCACCTTGTAAAAGCATAGTTGTTACATAACCTCTTCCTTTATCTAAAGAGGCTTCTATTACTGTACCTACAGCAGGTTTATTCGGATTAGCTTTTAAATCTAGTAGTTCAGCTACCAAAAGAACTTTTTCTAATAATTTATCCACTCCTGTTCCTAATTTTGCGGATATTTCTTGGGAAGGGTATTTTCCTCCCCATTCTTCAACTAAGAAATTTAAATTAGCCAATTGTTCTCTAATTTTTTCAGGTCTTGAATTTATCTTATCTATTTTATTAAGCACAAATATTATAGGAACATTTGCTGCCTGAGCATGACTAATAGCTTCTTTTGTTTGAGGTCTTACTTGATCATCCGCGGCAATGACTATGAGAGCGATGTCTGTGATTTGTGCCCCTCTCGCACGCATTGCTGTAAAAGCCTCATGACCTGGAGTATCTAAAAAAGCGATGCTTTGATGATTAGGACATTCTACACTATAAGCGGCTATATGTTGAGTAATTCCACCAGCTTCTCCAGCAATAACATTAGTATTTCTAATATAATCTAACAAAGAAGTTTTTCCATGATCCACATGCCCCATCACAGTAATAATAGGAGGTCTTGGTTTTAGATTTTCTTCTAAATCCTCATCATCTTGCACTGCTTCTTCTAAGTCTAAACCAACAAATTCTACATTATATCCAAATTCATCTGCCACTAGTGTTAGTATCTCTGCATCCAATCGTTGATTCATAGTTACCATAATGCCTAAAGACATACAGGAGACAATCACATCCGTTGCATTGACATTCATCATAGATGCTAATTCATTGACGGTTGTAAATTCAGCTACTTTAAGGACTTTATCTTGTTTTTTATTTTCTATTTCACTTTGTAGAATCCTTTTTTCTTTTTTAGATTGACGTTTTTCTTTTCTAATTTTTGAAGCTTTTGATTTTATTCCTTTTGAGGAAAGTTTTTCTAGAGTTTCTTTAATCTGTTTTTCAATTTGCTCATCTGTAATTCCTGATTTTTGTAAATTTTTCTTAGTCTTATATTTTTCCACTTTATCTTTATTATTCTCAGGATAGAAAGAATGTTTAAAAGAATTTCTTCTATTTTTATCCTGTTTTTTTCTCATAGAAGTATTCTTTATATCCTCGACAATAATTTCTTTCTTAATTCTTTGCGTTTTTTTTAATGTTATTTTCTTGTTTTGTTCTTTTTTTTCAAATTGAGATAAATCAATCCTATCTCCTGTTAACATGACTCCATCTAGTTTTTGGTAAATAGTATCTATGTGTTCAGGTTTATCTTTATTATGTTGAATGGATTTTTCTGTTTTTTTATCTACAAAGTATTTGATATTTTTTTCTTTTATCGATTTTGATTTTATAAATGGTTTCTTTCTTTCTCCTTTTTTTTCTTTAGTTTTAGCATATTCTTTTGTTCCATATGTATTTTCTAATGCATCAATATCTATTTTTCCTATTTTTTTAAATTCAATTAAATTTTCTGATTTTGCACGAATAATTTGAGGAGAATTTTTTGATTTTAATAATTCTTCTTTTATTTTTTCCTTTTCTATTCTTTTTGTAAAAAGCTTTTCTGAAGCATCTCGTATTTCTTTATAGGTCTGAAATTCTCGAACTAAAAATCTGTAGACTTTTTCTCCTATTTTTGCATTAGGGTTATTTTCTATTTCAATTCCTTTTTTTTGTAAAAAATTAACGACTCTTTGCAAAGAAATATTGAATTTAGTTAATACTGTTTTTAATCTGATTTTATCAGTCATAAGAAAAAAAATAAAAATTTAGGTAAAAAAAAATCATGTATCATGTATTTAATTATTATATATTTCCTCCTCAAACTCTTTTTTTAAAATTGAAACCACTTTATTTATAATTTTTTCTTCAAGATTCGTACGTTTACTTAGATCGTTATTTCTGTAATTTAAAACAGATTTTGCAGTAGTTAAACCAACTTTGTGAAATCTTTCAAGAACTTCCGGTTCTATTTCATCAGAAAACTCTGTTAATTCTACGTCATCTTCATAAGGAAAATCTCTAAATATGTGTATTTTATATCCAGTTAATTGACTAGCTAATCGAATGTTTTCGCCCCCCCTTCCAATTGCTTTAGATATTTCTTCCAATTTTACATATACATTTACATATTTGTGTTCTTCATTCACTTCCATCATAGAAACTTTAGCAGGACTTAGTGCCCTTGTTATATATAATTGGATATTAGTAGTGTAATTAATAACATCTATATTTTCGTTTTTTAATTCTCTCACAATAGGATGAATCCTAGACCCTTTCATCCCTACGCAAGCACCAACTGGATCTATACGATCATCATAGGAATCTACGGACACTTTAGCTTTTTCTCCCGGAATACGTGCTACTTTTTTTACTGTAATTAAACCTTCAGATACTTCTGGAATCTCTAATTTAAAAAGTTCTTCTAGAAAAGAATCATCTTTTCTGGTAAGAATTGCTAAAGGTTTATTGTCTTTCCAATCCACTCTTTTTACTAATGCTCTAACAGGATCTCCTTTGCGAAAAAAATCGTTTGGAATTTGTTCTTGTTTAGGCAAAACCATTTCATTTTGTTCTTCATCTCTCATAATAATTTGCTTAGGTAAAATGTGATATACTTCGACATTAACAATTTCCCCAATTTTATTCTTGAATTTTTTATAGATATTGGTATTATCGTATTCATTTATTTTGGAAAGCAAGTTTTGTCTCAAAGATAAAATAGCTCTTCTTCCAAGGGATTTAAGTTCCACTTTTTCCGTGACTTCTTCTCCTATCTCAAAATCTATTTCTATTCTACGTGCTGTAGATAATTCTATCTCCTTATTAACATCTTTCACCGTTCCATCTTGAACAACTATGCGATTTCTCCATATTTCTAAATCTCCTTGATCTGGATTTACAATAATATCATAATTTTTAGAAGAATCGTATTTCTTTCTTAATACACATCGTATGGATTCTTCTAAAATAGCCATTAGACTTGCTCTATCTATGTTTTTTTCATCTTTAAAAACTGAAAAAGAATCTATTAAAGCTTCATTATCCATAATTTTTAAATTTAAAAATTGAATCAAAATTTTTATATTCCTATAATGAAATTCAATATCTATTATATTCTTCAATCTACCAAGAATCATATAGACAAAAAAAATAATATGAAATTCTAATTACAGGATAAAATTATTGAAAATAACTTATACTAAGTTAATGTTGAGAATAGATGTTTTGTAAAATTATTATGGAAATATTAGGAAAATTCAATATTCAATATTATGAATGGCTTTATGAATTTCTCCATTATTTAGATCTCAAAAAATGGGGAAGTATAACTATTATTATAATTAGTAAAATGTTTTTATTCAGTGTTTTATTAATTATCTTAGAATGGATATTCAATAGAGGAGTTCGTTTTATTGGAAGGAGAATAGTGAATTCTACTCATTTTATTTGGGATAATATTTTATATGAGAATAAAGTTTTTGACAGTTTAGCTCATTTTTTTCCATTATCAATTGGATATCTTTTAATCAACCCATTTTTTAAAAATTACCAGACGATCATCATCTATCTAGAAAAAATATTCGACATTTTGTTTGTTCTGATTATTTTACAATTTTTAATTCGAGTGGTTAATTCAATTATGAGAATTGCTACTAGTGAAAATAATCATCAAACAATAGCTGTACGTTCTTTTTCACAATTATTAAAAATTGTATCTGTTATATTTTGCGTTTTAGTCATTATTGCTATTTTAACAAAAAATGATCTTATTACAGTACTTACTAGTTTAGGGGCTATAACAGCTATTGTAATCTTAGTTTTTAGAGATACGATCCTGGGATTTGTATCCGGAGTGCAAATGGCTTCCACAAAAATGATTAAAGTAGGAGATTGGGTAGGAATACATAAATATAGTATAGAAGGAACAGTAAGAGAAATTAACTTAACTTCTGCAAAAATAGAAAATTTTGATAAAACGATTACAAGCGTCCCCACTTATGATTTGATATCTACTGCTGTAACAAATTTTGAAGTAATGCGTCAAAAAAACATACGCAGAATTAAAAGATCTATTTTATTTAACATCCAATCATTTCATTTCTGTAATTCGGCTAAATTAGAAAAGTTTAAACATTTTTATCTAATTAAGAATTATATCCATAGGAAACAAAAAGAAATAGAAAGTTTTAATAAAGAAAACAATATTGATGTTAGTATGGATATTAATGGAAGAAGATTAACTAATATCGGTCTTTTCCGTCAGTATGCCTTAGAGTATTTACATCAACATCCCCGAATATCACAGTCGGAAACGTTAATGGTTAGACATTTAGAACCTACTCCTTATGGCCTCCCTATAGAGTTATATTGTTTTACAAATACTTCTGAATCCATCAAATATGAACAAATACAAGCTAGTGTTTTTGATCATTTATTAACAGCTGCTAAAGAATTTAACTTAAAAGTCACACAAGTCACTACAAACGTCCCTTATTAATATGGTAAAACTAAGCGTGAATTTAAACAAAATAGCTACATTAAGAAATGCAAGAGGAGGGAATATCCCAAATCTTTTACAGGTAGCAAAAGATGTTCAAAAGTATGGAGCACATGGGATTACTATTCATCCTCGTCCTGATGAAAGACATATTACATATAAAGATGTTTATGATTTGAAATCCATTGTAAAAACAGAATTGAACATTGAAGGAAGGCCTATTAATAAGTTTATGAATTTGGTATTAGATATTTTGCCCAATCAAGTCACATTAGTCCCTGATCCAAATAATGTTATTACTTCAAACTCCGGATGGGATACTATTCGTTATCAGGATTTATTGACTGAAACCGTGAAAAAACTAAAGAATCACGGAATTCGCACTTCTATTTTCTTAGATCCGAATCCAAAATTAGTCCCGTATGCAGCTAGTACAGGGGCGGATAGAATAGAGTTATACACGGAAAATTTTTCTGTAGGATACGCTAATCAAAGATGGAATTGTATTGATCCTTATATTATTACTGCAAAAGAGGCTCTCAATCATCATTTGTTAGTTAACGCAGGACATGATTTAAATTTAGAAAATATCTCTTTTTTAATTGAAAATATTCCTTCACTTGTAGAAGTCTCTATAGGACAGGCTTTAATTAGTGATTCTCTTTATATGGGATTAGAAAATACTATTCAAACTTACTTAAAACGCATTTATAAAGCAAATCATAAAATATGATATTACATTCTAGAATTTTTGGAAAAGGAAAGCCTATTTTAGTTTTTCATGGTTTATTTGGAAGTGGAGAAAATTGGATTTCTTTTGCAGAAAAATTTTCTCAAACATATCAAGTACATTTGTTAGATATTAGAAATCACGGAAAAAGCTTTTTTTCAGAAAAAATGAATTATGATCTTATCTCAGAAGATCTATTAGAATATATTAATTATTATAATTTAATTCATCCTATATTGATAGGTCATTCCATGGGAGGAAGAGCTGTTATGAAATTTTCTATAAATTATCCGTCAATTCCTAAAAAAATCATCATTGTAGATATAGGTCCTAGGTCATATTCTTCCACTTATCATAAAAAAATTATTCAAGTCTTGAAGAATGTAGACTTTGATATTATTAAAACTAGAAAAGATCTTGATCTTTTTTTAAAATCTTTTATTTCTTCTGTAGAGATTCGGTCCTTTTTTTCTAAATGTACTTATAGAAAAAAAGATGGAAAATTAGCGTTTCGTTTTTACTTGCTAGGAATTGAAAATAATTATTCCTATTTGATTCAAGAGGAGATCCAAGGGGGAATTTTTGATAATCCTGCTCTTTTTTACGCGGAGAATATTCGGATTATCTTATCCATCAAGATTTTTTTCGCATACAAAAACTTTTTCCAAAAGCAAAATTGTTCTTGTAAAAAAGCAAATCATTGGATTCATGTAGATAATCCTATAGATTTTTACAGAGAAGTATCTGATTTTCTATCCGGAACGAACATAGGATGATAGGATAATTTATCGTTTAACGAAAATGTTTAACGGGTTGTGGTTAATTATTCTTTAAATGTAACAGAAATTGTAATGCATAAAAAAAAGTTACGTATGAAAGTATTCAAGATTTTCCTATTAAAAATTGTTCAATTTTATCAAATTGGAATATCCCCATGGATAGGAAAACATTGTAGATACATCCCTAGCTGTTCAGATTATATGATTCAATCTTTAACTACATATAATCTCTATAGAGCTATTTTAATAATTTTTAAAAGAATTATTCGGTGTCATCCATGGGGAAGTTCAGGATATGATCCTATCAAATAAAAAATAAAATTAAATTCACAATTATGTTAAAATATATTAATTGGGATCCCATTACGAAATTTGTTTTATGGAATGGAATATCTATTCATATCTATAGTTTAATGTTTGTTGTTTCTTTCTTAGTAGGATGGTCTGTCATGAAATATATTTATCGAATTGATAATATTCATCATAAATATTTAGATCCTTTATTGATTTATACGGTTTTAGGAACTATCCTAGGAGCTAGATTAGGACAAGTATTTTTTTATGATTTCTCATATTTTTCCGATCATTGGATAGAGGCTTTACTTCCTGTGAGAGAAAATCCTTCCAGTCTTTTATTAGGAATGATCAAAGGTTATGAATTTATTGGTTATAGAGGTTTATCTAGTCATGGAGCTACTATAGGAATTATTTTATCTAGTTTTTTTTATAATAAAAAAATATTGAGAAATAAAAATAAATCATTTTTTTGGATATGTGATAGATTATGTATTGTAGCTTCATTAGCTGCTTTTTTCATACGAATAGGAAATTTTTTCAATTCTGAAATTGTGGGAAAACCTTGTGATTTTCCTTGGTCTGTTAAATTTGTACAAATGGATACTGCATATGGAGATCTAGTCCCTAGACATCCTGCTCAGATATATGAAGCTATTAGTTATTTACTTATTTTTTTATTTTTATGGTTTTTATACCGAAAAAAAAATATAAGAGATCTTGTTGGGTATATATCTGGAATTTTTTTTACTTTTCTTTGGTCTGTTCGTTTTTTGTTAGAATTTATAAAAGAACCACAAGGAAACGAGATCATCAATTTATTTTTTTTAAACACTGGACAATGGCTAAGTATTCCATGTGTAATTTTTGGAATAATTATTCTTAGTTTTTCAAGGAGAAGAAAATATTTTTTTTCATGAAGAAAGTGAATATTTTATTTTCTCTAATAGTTTTTTTCTTTTTTTTATCTTCTGAAAAAAGTGAAAAGGAGGATGAATTATTCCGAGATATAGGAGATCAATTAGAAATTCAATTTTTGAAACATGGAGAATTATACATAAAAAATAAAAATTTTTTGTTAAAAAAAATTGAAATAGAATTAGCTAATAAAGAAATAGAAAAAAAAACGGAATTAATGTATCGATCTTTTATGAAAGAGGATAGAGGAATGTTATTTATTTTAGATAAAAAAGAAAAAATTCAAAAAATGAATATGAAAAATATGCGAATTCCTTTAGATATTGTTTATATTGATCATTTTAACATAGTTATTTTTGTTAATAAATATGTTTCCCCTATGAGAAATATAGAAGTTATTAATAATCCTTCGGTTAAATATATTTTGGAAATTAATGCAGGGATGTCAGAAAAATGGGGAATTAAAAAAGGAATTACAAAGGTTTTTTTTAAAACATATACATATAAAAAAATTTAAATATTATGGTTTTTATATCAGATCAAGCTAAAAATAAATTGAATTCTCTTATGAAAGAAGAAGGAATTTCTAATGAAATTTCTTTCATTAGATTTGGGGTTAAAAAAGGAGGATGTTCTAGTTACTCCTATGAGCTGACTTTTGATCAAAA
Protein-coding sequences here:
- a CDS encoding dihydrolipoamide acetyltransferase family protein; this encodes MAEYNLTLPAMGESIAEATIIRWLKNEGDSIKKEDILVEIATDKVDSEIYSPVNGILKKKLFSANEVAKIGSSIAILETEETFKIFPEEDVYAAESPCKRFYSPLVRAIAHKEGISSSELDTIEGTGYKNRVTKKDILKYLLHLKKKTRIISPNYALFSSYNSQNHEEIVEMDRMRKITATHMIESKNISAHVTSFVEADVTNIVKWRDKIKESFQKKTGEKLTLMSVFVECVVKAIKDLPMINISVNGTNIIKKRNIHIGLATALPNGNLIVPVIKHADSYSLGGLIKIINDLIKRARSNQLKPEETQGGTYTISNIGSFGNLFGTPIIHQPQVAIMAIGLIQKKLSIIETSEGDFIGIRHKIYLSHSYDHRVIDGVLGGGFVKKVALYLEKFNCYTKII
- a CDS encoding inorganic diphosphatase, giving the protein MKISFDVLIEIPKGSRNKYEFDKKNNLIRLDRVLYSPMSYPTDYGFIPKTLSKDGDPLDVLVFLTEPTIPGCLITVKPIGIFFMTDEKGEDEKIICVPISDPNYNTINNVDEISFHVKKEIEHFFLVYKDLENKKVKIGDWKNQKVAISVYKESYLRYKNFYPNG
- the aspS gene encoding aspartate--tRNA ligase — translated: MHYYRTHNCGELCKNDIGKKVILSGWIQKIRNLGSLIFIDLRDFFGIIQLIFSKKLINKIELRKEFVIKISGEVIKRKSINQKIPTGEIEVLVSRLEILNPSIPIPFLIEDQTDGDEECRMKYRYLDIRRNPIKNNLILRHDISLEIRNFLSKNGFLEIETPVLINQTPEGARSFVVPSRIHSGMFYALPQSPQLFKQLLMIGGIDKYFQIAKCFRDEDARSDRQIEFTQIDCEMAFVDVHDILIFFENFIKHLFKKMKNIELESFTCISYSESMDLYGTDSPDLRFGMKFVKLNEWVQKKGIEFFKKNELTIGINVPKCSHYTCNQIYSIIEGIREPKINPEEIFWIKFFTDKTILSSKKLLSHENLMKLIKCFKAKPGDLLFIIFRKKKQTRAKLSKLRIEMAHHLNLKNPQVFKPLWIIDLPLFEWDEESKRYKSFHHPFTSPIKEDIHLLDKKNSGYIRSKSYELIINGMEIGGGSIRVHDKNIQDSIFKHLGFSIKDIESEFGFLTKAFEYGAPPHGGIAFGLDRLITILEGKENIKDFIAFPKNNSGRDTMVNTPYFLKKEKLKELRL
- the infB gene encoding translation initiation factor IF-2 → MTDKIRLKTVLTKFNISLQRVVNFLQKKGIEIENNPNAKIGEKVYRFLVREFQTYKEIRDASEKLFTKRIEKEKIKEELLKSKNSPQIIRAKSENLIEFKKIGKIDIDALENTYGTKEYAKTKEKKGERKKPFIKSKSIKEKNIKYFVDKKTEKSIQHNKDKPEHIDTIYQKLDGVMLTGDRIDLSQFEKKEQNKKITLKKTQRIKKEIIVEDIKNTSMRKKQDKNRRNSFKHSFYPENNKDKVEKYKTKKNLQKSGITDEQIEKQIKETLEKLSSKGIKSKASKIRKEKRQSKKEKRILQSEIENKKQDKVLKVAEFTTVNELASMMNVNATDVIVSCMSLGIMVTMNQRLDAEILTLVADEFGYNVEFVGLDLEEAVQDDEDLEENLKPRPPIITVMGHVDHGKTSLLDYIRNTNVIAGEAGGITQHIAAYSVECPNHQSIAFLDTPGHEAFTAMRARGAQITDIALIVIAADDQVRPQTKEAISHAQAANVPIIFVLNKIDKINSRPEKIREQLANLNFLVEEWGGKYPSQEISAKLGTGVDKLLEKVLLVAELLDLKANPNKPAVGTVIEASLDKGRGYVTTMLLQGGTLKLGDYVLAGIHHGKVKNILDERGKSISLAGPSKPITILGLNGAPTAGDKFKVFKDEKEAKQIASRREQLQREQNIRAQKHLTLDEIGRRIALGDFKELKIILKGDVDGSVEALADALQKLSIKTIMVNIIYKGVGQITESDILLASASDAIIIGFNVRPNHGAKNIAKKEDIEIRTYSIIYDVINDIKEAMDGMLSPEIREKILGNAEIREIFKIPKTGTIAGCMVVEGKLLRQAKVRLIREGIVIHNGEFASLKRFKEDVKEVSKGYECGLGIKNFNNLRPGDLVEVYEELSTKNHKNS
- the nusA gene encoding transcription termination factor NusA → MDNEALIDSFSVFKDEKNIDRASLMAILEESIRCVLRKKYDSSKNYDIIVNPDQGDLEIWRNRIVVQDGTVKDVNKEIELSTARRIEIDFEIGEEVTEKVELKSLGRRAILSLRQNLLSKINEYDNTNIYKKFKNKIGEIVNVEVYHILPKQIIMRDEEQNEMVLPKQEQIPNDFFRKGDPVRALVKRVDWKDNKPLAILTRKDDSFLEELFKLEIPEVSEGLITVKKVARIPGEKAKVSVDSYDDRIDPVGACVGMKGSRIHPIVRELKNENIDVINYTTNIQLYITRALSPAKVSMMEVNEEHKYVNVYVKLEEISKAIGRGGENIRLASQLTGYKIHIFRDFPYEDDVELTEFSDEIEPEVLERFHKVGLTTAKSVLNYRNNDLSKRTNLEEKIINKVVSILKKEFEEEIYNN
- a CDS encoding mechanosensitive ion channel family protein produces the protein MFCKIIMEILGKFNIQYYEWLYEFLHYLDLKKWGSITIIIISKMFLFSVLLIILEWIFNRGVRFIGRRIVNSTHFIWDNILYENKVFDSLAHFFPLSIGYLLINPFFKNYQTIIIYLEKIFDILFVLIILQFLIRVVNSIMRIATSENNHQTIAVRSFSQLLKIVSVIFCVLVIIAILTKNDLITVLTSLGAITAIVILVFRDTILGFVSGVQMASTKMIKVGDWVGIHKYSIEGTVREINLTSAKIENFDKTITSVPTYDLISTAVTNFEVMRQKNIRRIKRSILFNIQSFHFCNSAKLEKFKHFYLIKNYIHRKQKEIESFNKENNIDVSMDINGRRLTNIGLFRQYALEYLHQHPRISQSETLMVRHLEPTPYGLPIELYCFTNTSESIKYEQIQASVFDHLLTAAKEFNLKVTQVTTNVPY